A region of Streptomyces sp. TG1A-60 DNA encodes the following proteins:
- a CDS encoding lytic murein transglycosylase yields the protein MAAQFGLRLRKGAANTALAAATVAALAASQAPGVTTDSAGRQTMGAPTPDASPRAEDTASGNSRYYTDLPPLDSPDPAPGIGDGSTTTGGTERGIPATVIDAYKKAEASLRESKPGCNLSWELLAAIGKVESGQARGGRVDADGTTYSKILGPILNGGAFANIPDTDNGAHDGDTTYDRAVGPMQFIPSTWQWAGRDGNADGAKDPNNIYDAALAAGHYLCRFGWDLSNAGNLRSAVLSYNNSTEYYHLVMRWLNHYRAGAHEIPDGTGSLPETPSGNSGNSDSGNSDSGSGSRDNGSGGPTTSPSPTPPTTQKPGTGKPGTGKPGTGKPGGGANTPEPPPTTPPTSTDTVHHLENAGAANLTAMAGDTFTDKVVARTETKAGKAVTKVRVRFTVVGDTDTTFTGGEKFATVVTDSAGKATAPALVAGEKTGKVTIRATVVGRSVAALDYTATVTARQADALARTDDTVLTCVPNGEFAEQVEVKATYKGEIADKVAVKATLIKSLLDVTENDKGPYFEGDAGEEPVRTLALETDENGLLKLPKLHSDGTTGTFQLRIETEGGATLTVELTVEAAPETPETPETPETPEPTEPTEAASPSPSAS from the coding sequence ATGGCGGCGCAGTTCGGTTTGAGGCTCCGCAAGGGGGCGGCGAACACCGCCCTGGCAGCGGCCACGGTAGCGGCGTTGGCCGCGTCCCAGGCCCCGGGAGTGACGACCGACAGCGCGGGCAGACAGACCATGGGAGCGCCCACGCCGGACGCGAGCCCCCGCGCCGAGGACACCGCGTCGGGCAACTCGCGGTACTACACGGACCTTCCGCCCCTCGACAGCCCCGACCCGGCGCCCGGTATCGGTGACGGCTCGACCACCACCGGCGGCACCGAGCGTGGCATACCCGCGACCGTCATCGACGCCTACAAGAAAGCCGAGGCGTCCCTGCGCGAGTCCAAGCCCGGCTGCAATCTGTCCTGGGAACTCCTCGCCGCCATCGGCAAGGTCGAGTCCGGCCAGGCCCGCGGTGGCCGCGTCGACGCCGACGGCACGACGTACTCGAAGATCCTCGGCCCGATCCTCAACGGCGGCGCGTTCGCGAACATCCCCGACACCGACAACGGGGCGCACGACGGCGACACCACGTACGACCGGGCCGTCGGCCCCATGCAGTTCATCCCCTCCACCTGGCAGTGGGCGGGCCGCGACGGAAACGCCGACGGCGCCAAGGACCCCAACAACATCTACGACGCCGCCCTCGCCGCCGGCCACTACCTGTGCCGCTTCGGCTGGGACCTGTCCAACGCCGGCAATCTGCGCAGCGCGGTCCTCAGCTACAACAACTCGACGGAGTACTACCACCTCGTCATGAGGTGGCTGAACCACTACCGCGCGGGCGCCCACGAGATCCCGGACGGCACCGGCTCCCTGCCCGAGACGCCGAGCGGCAACAGCGGCAACAGCGATAGCGGAAACAGCGACAGCGGCAGCGGCAGCCGTGACAACGGCTCCGGCGGCCCCACGACGAGCCCCAGCCCCACGCCCCCGACGACGCAGAAGCCGGGCACAGGCAAGCCGGGCACAGGCAAGCCGGGCACAGGCAAGCCGGGCGGTGGCGCGAACACGCCGGAGCCGCCCCCCACCACGCCACCCACCTCCACCGACACGGTCCACCACCTGGAGAACGCGGGTGCGGCGAACCTCACGGCCATGGCCGGCGACACCTTCACAGACAAGGTCGTCGCCCGCACCGAGACCAAGGCCGGCAAGGCCGTGACGAAGGTCCGCGTCCGCTTCACCGTCGTCGGCGACACGGACACCACCTTCACCGGCGGCGAGAAGTTCGCGACCGTCGTCACCGACAGCGCCGGCAAGGCCACCGCTCCCGCGCTCGTGGCCGGCGAGAAGACCGGGAAGGTCACGATCCGCGCCACCGTCGTGGGCCGCTCGGTCGCCGCCCTCGACTACACGGCCACCGTCACCGCCCGCCAGGCCGACGCCCTCGCCCGCACCGACGACACCGTGCTGACCTGCGTCCCCAACGGCGAGTTCGCCGAGCAGGTCGAGGTGAAGGCCACCTACAAGGGGGAGATCGCGGACAAGGTCGCGGTCAAGGCCACCCTCATCAAGTCCCTCCTCGACGTCACCGAGAACGACAAGGGCCCCTACTTCGAGGGCGACGCGGGCGAGGAGCCCGTGCGCACCCTGGCCCTGGAGACCGACGAGAACGGCCTGCTGAAGCTGCCGAAGCTCCACTCCGACGGCACCACCGGCACGTTCCAGCTCCGCATCGAGACCGAGGGCGGCGCGACCCTCACGGTCGAACTGACGGTGGAGGCGGCGCCCGAGACGCCCGAGACGCCCGAGACGCCCGAGACGCCCGAGCCGACCGAGCCGACCGAGGCTGCGTCGCCCAGCCCCAGCGCTTCGTAG
- a CDS encoding SPW_0924 family protein, which yields MRALIAAATGLALAFALAFTIAQLGSPTGETSPKPLLTTVPAHP from the coding sequence ATGCGTGCCCTGATCGCCGCCGCGACCGGTCTCGCCCTCGCCTTCGCCCTGGCGTTCACGATCGCGCAGCTGGGCTCACCCACGGGCGAGACATCACCGAAACCGTTGCTGACGACGGTCCCCGCACATCCATAG